The Formosa sp. Hel1_33_131 genome window below encodes:
- a CDS encoding RHS repeat domain-containing protein, translating into METKTKIILMLLILLGIHNTVFGQDLVQWDSNTAQFLINTSEEQLYNESIITDQEGINFSNQASKSTKILSLKVIPKDNESFEMSLENIRFLQSENFKQSSEEISGIPILKKRWYPLTGDNGYFYFPPSYQVGIFLVHKDQLCTLPDSDTFPLSGDNSLAIKDRYNYRLNFNLGSPYSNSDIQLPLGLVIDKKTCIEISPTTTPDNIPINETIDLIGFNRQAVSFASQDISSSFDPSKKIAMKRDGNTIAFVYDGNTVLSTTLGSEIEDYRVVVAMSEYIKLKTGKEVFGKDPFVTSACLTYGDLLSIEDFSVFPKSLAWLALGTLKTNPFQEDNNHLYYSYDYHSSDDFSYKGAYCPCDEKLGTKTFNYTSKCSYDVSGQLIGQSLNYFNRLGKPTQSQALSFKTYKLWLSETKYDPQGRPSFNTFSAPTQGNIKQLYENSFSNISSTNIQENTVGWYYSNNNTDEPYQDITDHPFSRAFFSDLNPGAVLKTIGGNKVDTDNDGDIDDNDDWLQSYTFSMPASQELSQANAFNSASYDSNNRKIMKTVVRDVHGIENVVFTDTDGKTLAAARSGGGTSRAMTIPIGAQGFVDIHVPSGTTGFSINASAVTIFNLITETTTTAATTSLPNGFYRVAVTNPDTYISGTIAVTYKENYYDYSLNTYDNVGHLISSKQPLNHLESTYEYNALGQLLSTTSPDEGTANFVYRSDGQIRFSQNSKQAIANEYSYTNYDSLGRPIESGVVQGTFSLNLNGDMANNFSGSRSEQNFTEYDALASNELSGLSGLNAAYHHPGFLATNVAKTQNNQSTTYYSYDVYGRVQWIVQNILGLGIKTIDYVYDDITSQVNQVVYQKHSTTETFIHRYSYDPIDYSLTKVETSQDGASYTTHAAYNYYETGALRNVQLAEGIQQIDYVYNLAGQLKAINHPSLAAADDPGGNANDLFGMSINYYKGDYKRSNAFDVSDFGTNQFNGNIKSIAWNTDYTLGNTPFQYLYEYNRNNWLTGATFNANGNTQRVGDDEVIDFTVDPNATIQATNSITFLPNAEIVASGNSVFTAEIVPANNSDPFGSTDYQVSNITYDANGNIQTLNRNKNTENGTNRMDELTYAYKTDKPNQLQRVDDAVTIATNAEDIKDQTTVENYIYNTIGQLIENKDEQVKYAYNASGLVTEVQKNGTPRVRFYYNDRGHRMKKESILPSGTTTTYYVRDAAGTPMAIYENSILTEHTIYGSSRLGVHYRETGTDAYQLTDHLGNVRAVIMKNGENAVSLTAKTDYYPFGMPMPNRNIEGNYRYKFQGQEKDAETGKEAFELRLWDSRIGRWLTTDPYGQFSSPYVGMGNDPINGIDPDGGWKTKWGRFWGWVGNGFRGERYTSDVSTGKRKYGLAFDDGGGDGPGELTGTFMAVSGADLDSWNMNQQWGNWRFTESGQGFDVPMMRGTQHNFFGRMENKLNASDSYSSKIGGAVYNTLDNVYVFGTSFDLLSPNNQPQHLNGNGVVRGSTEGIDAGINGMLTLASFGRIKKPSLNAAQFSSKFKGTLSKLAPKIRGFINRKMNWVHKNIGTSMKGDMGYYQIGIGVVDDWLNGDK; encoded by the coding sequence ATGGAAACTAAAACAAAAATTATTTTAATGTTATTAATCCTTTTGGGGATTCATAACACTGTTTTTGGACAAGACCTTGTTCAATGGGATTCTAATACGGCCCAGTTTTTAATAAACACTTCCGAAGAACAACTGTACAATGAGTCCATCATTACAGATCAAGAAGGAATTAATTTTAGTAATCAAGCTTCAAAATCAACTAAGATCCTTTCATTAAAAGTGATTCCTAAAGACAATGAGAGTTTTGAAATGAGTTTGGAGAACATCAGGTTTCTTCAGTCAGAAAATTTCAAACAATCGTCTGAAGAAATAAGTGGAATTCCAATTTTAAAAAAAAGATGGTATCCTCTTACAGGAGATAATGGCTATTTTTATTTTCCACCATCCTATCAAGTGGGTATTTTTTTGGTACACAAAGATCAATTATGTACGCTTCCTGATTCCGATACATTTCCTTTAAGTGGTGACAATTCATTAGCGATAAAAGACAGGTATAATTACCGTTTAAATTTTAATTTAGGAAGCCCTTATTCTAACTCTGACATACAACTCCCCTTAGGACTTGTCATTGACAAAAAAACGTGTATTGAGATTTCACCAACTACAACCCCTGATAACATCCCTATCAACGAAACGATTGACCTTATTGGTTTTAACAGACAAGCGGTTTCTTTTGCTTCCCAAGACATCTCATCCTCTTTTGACCCTAGTAAAAAAATAGCAATGAAACGTGACGGCAATACCATTGCATTTGTGTATGACGGCAACACCGTATTATCAACAACGCTAGGAAGTGAAATTGAAGATTACAGAGTTGTGGTTGCTATGAGTGAATACATCAAACTGAAAACAGGAAAAGAGGTATTTGGAAAAGATCCGTTTGTGACCTCTGCTTGTTTGACCTATGGAGATTTATTAAGCATAGAGGATTTTAGTGTGTTTCCAAAAAGCTTAGCTTGGTTGGCATTAGGCACTTTAAAAACCAATCCCTTTCAAGAAGATAACAACCATCTCTATTACAGCTATGATTATCACAGTTCCGATGATTTTTCCTACAAAGGAGCCTATTGTCCATGTGATGAAAAATTGGGAACCAAAACGTTTAATTACACGTCTAAATGTTCCTACGATGTATCGGGTCAATTGATAGGACAATCGCTTAATTATTTTAACCGATTGGGAAAGCCAACACAATCACAAGCGCTTAGTTTTAAAACCTATAAACTATGGCTCTCCGAAACAAAATATGACCCACAAGGAAGGCCGTCATTTAACACCTTTTCTGCACCAACCCAAGGGAATATTAAACAGCTGTATGAGAATTCATTTTCAAACATTAGTTCAACAAACATACAAGAAAACACAGTAGGTTGGTACTATAGCAATAATAACACAGACGAGCCTTACCAAGACATCACAGACCATCCCTTTTCAAGAGCTTTTTTCAGCGATCTGAATCCCGGCGCAGTCTTAAAAACCATAGGAGGGAACAAAGTAGATACAGACAATGATGGTGACATTGACGACAATGATGATTGGCTACAATCCTATACCTTTTCCATGCCTGCCAGTCAAGAATTGTCCCAAGCCAATGCTTTTAACAGTGCCTCATACGATTCGAATAACCGTAAAATCATGAAAACCGTTGTCAGAGATGTGCACGGCATAGAAAATGTGGTGTTTACAGACACCGACGGCAAAACACTTGCCGCCGCACGCTCTGGGGGTGGTACCTCTAGAGCTATGACCATCCCCATTGGGGCACAAGGCTTTGTGGACATCCATGTACCCTCTGGCACTACTGGATTTTCTATAAACGCTTCGGCAGTCACTATTTTTAATTTAATAACAGAAACCACAACAACAGCAGCTACCACCAGTCTTCCCAATGGCTTTTATAGAGTGGCCGTTACCAATCCCGACACCTACATTTCAGGAACAATTGCAGTAACCTACAAAGAAAACTACTACGACTACAGCCTAAACACCTATGACAATGTTGGGCATTTAATAAGTTCAAAACAACCCCTAAACCACTTAGAGTCCACTTACGAGTACAATGCACTTGGACAGTTGCTAAGCACCACAAGCCCCGACGAGGGCACCGCTAATTTTGTGTACCGTAGTGATGGGCAAATCCGCTTTTCGCAAAACAGCAAGCAAGCAATTGCCAATGAATACTCCTACACCAACTACGACTCTTTGGGCAGACCCATAGAAAGCGGGGTAGTCCAAGGCACTTTCAGCCTCAATTTGAATGGCGATATGGCGAATAATTTTTCAGGCAGTCGAAGCGAACAAAATTTCACAGAATACGATGCTCTTGCCTCCAATGAATTATCGGGGCTTTCAGGATTAAATGCCGCTTACCACCATCCCGGCTTTTTAGCTACAAATGTTGCCAAAACTCAGAACAACCAATCCACCACCTACTACAGCTATGATGTTTATGGACGGGTACAATGGATTGTGCAAAACATCCTAGGCTTGGGCATAAAAACCATCGATTATGTGTATGATGACATTACCAGCCAAGTGAATCAGGTAGTCTATCAAAAACACAGCACTACCGAAACCTTTATACACCGCTACAGCTATGATCCTATCGATTACAGTCTAACCAAGGTAGAAACATCTCAAGATGGGGCGAGTTATACAACACATGCCGCCTATAACTACTATGAAACAGGCGCTTTGCGCAATGTGCAATTGGCAGAAGGCATACAACAAATAGACTACGTCTATAATTTAGCAGGCCAACTCAAAGCCATCAACCACCCTAGCTTAGCCGCAGCAGACGACCCCGGCGGAAATGCCAACGACCTTTTTGGGATGAGTATCAACTATTACAAAGGCGATTACAAACGCTCCAATGCTTTTGACGTATCAGATTTTGGCACCAACCAATTCAATGGCAACATCAAAAGCATTGCTTGGAATACAGACTACACCCTGGGCAACACCCCCTTCCAATACCTCTATGAATACAACCGAAATAACTGGTTGACAGGCGCCACCTTTAATGCCAATGGCAACACACAACGTGTAGGAGATGATGAGGTTATCGATTTTACTGTAGATCCGAATGCCACTATACAAGCCACCAATTCCATCACCTTTTTGCCAAATGCAGAAATAGTAGCCAGCGGCAACTCTGTATTTACAGCCGAAATTGTACCCGCAAACAACTCAGACCCCTTTGGTTCCACAGACTACCAAGTCAGCAACATCACCTACGATGCCAATGGGAACATACAAACCCTGAACCGAAACAAAAACACAGAAAACGGTACAAACAGGATGGATGAGTTGACCTATGCCTACAAAACAGACAAACCCAACCAGCTCCAACGTGTGGATGATGCGGTGACGATAGCTACCAATGCCGAAGACATCAAAGACCAAACCACCGTAGAAAACTATATTTACAACACCATAGGGCAACTCATAGAAAACAAAGACGAACAGGTAAAATATGCCTACAACGCCAGTGGATTGGTCACAGAAGTACAAAAAAATGGAACGCCACGCGTCCGGTTCTATTATAACGACAGAGGCCATCGAATGAAAAAAGAAAGTATTCTCCCATCCGGAACCACCACCACCTACTATGTACGCGATGCTGCTGGCACTCCAATGGCTATTTATGAAAACAGCATACTCACAGAACACACCATCTATGGCAGCAGCCGTTTGGGTGTCCACTACCGCGAGACAGGAACAGATGCCTACCAACTCACCGACCATTTAGGAAATGTACGTGCGGTGATTATGAAAAATGGCGAAAATGCAGTATCTTTAACTGCGAAAACAGACTACTATCCTTTTGGGATGCCAATGCCTAACCGAAATATTGAGGGCAATTATAGGTACAAATTCCAAGGACAAGAAAAAGACGCTGAAACGGGAAAAGAGGCTTTTGAACTTAGATTGTGGGATAGCAGGATAGGACGGTGGTTGACGACGGATCCTTATGGGCAGTTTTCGAGTCCGTATGTTGGAATGGGTAACGACCCAATAAATGGTATTGACCCAGATGGTGGTTGGAAAACCAAATGGGGAAGATTTTGGGGATGGGTCGGAAATGGATTTAGGGGGGAGCGTTATACAAGTGATGTATCAACTGGAAAAAGGAAATATGGACTTGCTTTTGATGATGGTGGCGGTGATGGACCAGGAGAGTTAACAGGAACCTTTATGGCAGTAAGTGGAGCAGACCTCGATTCTTGGAATATGAACCAACAATGGGGTAACTGGAGATTTACAGAAAGTGGGCAAGGTTTTGATGTTCCTATGATGAGAGGTACACAGCATAATTTCTTTGGTAGAATGGAGAATAAACTTAATGCATCAGATTCGTATAGTTCAAAAATCGGAGGGGCAGTTTATAATACTCTTGATAATGTATATGTGTTTGGAACATCTTTTGATTTATTGAGTCCTAATAATCAACCACAACATTTAAATGGAAACGGTGTTGTGAGAGGAAGCACTGAAGGGATTGATGCAGGTATAAATGGAATGTTAACATTAGCCTCATTTGGTAGAATAAAAAAACCATCTCTTAATGCTGCTCAATTCAGTAGTAAATTTAAGGGCACTTTGTCTAAATTAGCACCTAAAATAAGAGGCTTTATTAATAGAAAAATGAATTGGGTACATAAAAACATTGGCACAAGTATGAAAGGAGATATGGGATACTATCAAATAGGTATTGGTGTTGTTGATGATTGGTTAAATGGAGATAAATAA
- a CDS encoding DUF2059 domain-containing protein — MIKSLFVLMILCLTVQGQAQETDASQLVKLLHQTDMDSRLEFLQQFQSVAPSEKMKDSTALAKSLYTGIEAVYQKQFTPKELKGLYAFYSSPLGTKLLQKQAQLHSEVSTVAYKWEMEQQGITIEDLETPIFNDKEDELMEPNAETIAEEVAPKVEKIPLPKIATLDDLKSLLRKDPFIIADQNILLALFGKKELDTVFEQLMEEQGAELMEEEEIEPKQ, encoded by the coding sequence ATGATAAAATCACTTTTTGTTTTAATGATTCTATGCCTCACAGTTCAGGGGCAGGCACAGGAAACCGATGCCTCTCAACTGGTGAAGCTCCTACATCAAACCGATATGGACTCTAGGTTGGAGTTCTTACAACAATTCCAATCCGTAGCGCCTTCTGAAAAAATGAAAGACAGCACCGCTTTAGCAAAGTCGCTTTACACAGGTATTGAAGCCGTCTATCAAAAACAATTCACCCCAAAGGAGTTGAAAGGCTTGTATGCTTTTTACAGCAGCCCACTGGGAACAAAACTCCTACAGAAACAAGCCCAACTCCATAGCGAGGTTTCAACCGTGGCTTATAAGTGGGAGATGGAACAACAAGGCATCACTATTGAAGACCTCGAAACACCAATTTTCAACGATAAAGAGGACGAACTCATGGAGCCGAATGCTGAGACCATTGCAGAAGAAGTCGCCCCAAAAGTGGAAAAAATTCCGCTGCCAAAAATCGCAACTTTAGACGATTTAAAATCCTTGTTGCGTAAAGATCCCTTTATCATCGCGGATCAGAACATATTACTGGCATTGTTCGGGAAAAAAGAACTGGACACTGTGTTTGAACAACTGATGGAAGAACAGGGAGCTGAGCTAATGGAAGAAGAGGAGATAGAACCAAAACAATAA
- a CDS encoding OmpH family outer membrane protein produces the protein MDVNKLLDGYKRTKIVRAQFEEKAKTLNANVDSLLVDWQNELKIYEKERSKMSKKELELKQELLGNKQQQINNYQQAVQKQIQEEDKKATQTVINDINDYVKDYGKQQGHQIIFGASGSGNIMYANEASDLTQTVLDGLNAEFEGQ, from the coding sequence GTGGATGTCAATAAATTATTGGATGGATACAAACGCACCAAAATAGTGCGTGCGCAATTTGAAGAAAAAGCCAAAACTCTCAATGCCAATGTGGACAGTCTGCTCGTGGACTGGCAAAATGAATTGAAAATCTACGAAAAAGAACGTTCCAAAATGAGTAAAAAAGAATTGGAACTCAAGCAGGAATTGTTGGGCAATAAACAACAACAGATCAATAACTACCAACAAGCCGTTCAAAAACAAATCCAGGAAGAAGACAAGAAAGCCACGCAAACCGTCATCAATGATATTAATGACTATGTGAAGGACTATGGTAAACAGCAAGGGCATCAAATTATTTTTGGAGCCAGCGGCAGTGGAAATATCATGTATGCCAACGAGGCCTCCGATTTAACCCAAACCGTTTTAGACGGTTTAAATGCGGAATTTGAGGGGCAATAA
- a CDS encoding prepilin-type N-terminal cleavage/methylation domain-containing protein has translation MKKLPAYNLQEILIVLVIIGILLLLALPNLMPLISKAKSVEAQLQLSHLFNSQTTYRYMNSKYSMDLETIDFEAPKTVKEEGTSNYRYEIISATNHQFKARATAITDFDGDGVFNVWEIDEDGKPKQTVKD, from the coding sequence ATGAAAAAACTGCCTGCTTATAATCTACAAGAAATCCTCATTGTGCTGGTCATTATTGGGATTTTACTGCTGTTGGCATTGCCCAACTTGATGCCCCTCATTAGCAAAGCCAAAAGTGTGGAAGCGCAACTCCAATTAAGTCACCTCTTCAATTCACAAACCACCTACCGTTATATGAATTCGAAATATTCAATGGACTTAGAAACCATTGATTTTGAAGCCCCAAAAACCGTAAAAGAAGAGGGGACTTCCAATTACCGCTATGAAATTATAAGTGCCACCAACCACCAATTCAAAGCCCGTGCGACTGCCATTACTGATTTTGATGGCGATGGAGTGTTTAATGTGTGGGAAATTGACGAAGATGGCAAACCAAAACAAACCGTAAAAGATTAA
- a CDS encoding GspE/PulE family protein: protein MNEDFHIATHLSQLISSAQAYHYRIIPVEAHNGSLTFKSDQVSDHLTQELQIILNKEIELLEDSTENIQQYLSVNFRPQSKNPQEDLRYSTDFLEKLLLTAKDIGSSDIHFEPYEFRCRVRYRLDGKLKEQFFISLEEYPVIINKLKIKANLDISEKRLPQDGRITVKANGDEFDIRVSTLPTLHGEKIVLRILSKDATLVNLSELGFTASELKLYTETLKKPNGIILISGPTGSGKTTTLYATLKLLNDETTNILTIEDPIEYTLEGINQVQLKESIGLDFSSTLRTFLRQDPDVIMVGEIRDVKTANMAIRAALTGHLVLSTIHTNSAWATISRLIDMGIPSFLIASTLNVSVAQRLVRKLCPVCKKEAPISKGLFPADFKIPNNLKTHFKAEGCNDCYHTGYQGRRAIYEILPIQKALTEHIKQNTLEIEDYSIKNNIKTLKDNALDLVINGVTSIDEVYTLLSS, encoded by the coding sequence TTGAACGAAGATTTTCACATAGCAACCCATTTATCGCAACTTATTTCGAGTGCGCAAGCCTACCATTACCGGATCATTCCTGTGGAGGCGCACAATGGCAGCTTGACGTTTAAATCCGATCAAGTGTCTGATCATTTGACACAGGAATTACAAATCATCTTAAATAAAGAGATTGAACTCCTTGAAGACTCCACCGAAAACATACAACAGTATTTGAGTGTGAATTTTAGACCACAGTCTAAAAACCCCCAAGAAGACTTGCGTTACAGCACGGATTTTTTAGAAAAACTACTCTTGACCGCTAAAGATATTGGGAGTAGTGACATTCATTTTGAGCCTTATGAATTTAGGTGTCGCGTGCGCTACCGATTGGATGGGAAATTGAAAGAACAGTTTTTTATTTCTTTGGAAGAATACCCAGTGATTATTAACAAACTCAAGATAAAAGCAAATTTAGACATCTCCGAAAAACGCCTCCCACAAGATGGGCGGATCACGGTCAAAGCCAATGGCGATGAATTTGACATTCGGGTGTCCACCCTCCCCACGCTGCATGGCGAAAAAATTGTGCTTCGTATTTTAAGTAAAGATGCCACCCTTGTTAATTTAAGTGAATTGGGATTTACAGCCTCGGAACTCAAGCTCTATACGGAAACGCTGAAAAAACCCAACGGAATTATTTTAATTTCTGGCCCCACAGGCTCTGGAAAAACGACAACGCTCTATGCCACCCTGAAGCTTCTGAACGACGAAACAACTAATATTCTTACCATTGAAGATCCGATAGAATATACGCTAGAAGGCATCAACCAAGTGCAGCTTAAAGAAAGTATTGGATTGGATTTTTCGAGTACTTTAAGAACCTTTTTACGACAGGATCCTGATGTGATTATGGTGGGAGAAATTCGGGATGTAAAAACTGCTAACATGGCCATTCGCGCCGCGTTGACAGGGCATTTGGTATTGTCCACCATCCATACCAATTCGGCTTGGGCAACGATTTCGAGATTAATTGACATGGGCATCCCTTCCTTTTTAATCGCCAGCACCTTAAACGTCAGTGTTGCGCAGCGTTTGGTTCGGAAACTATGTCCCGTTTGCAAAAAAGAAGCTCCCATCTCAAAAGGGTTATTCCCTGCTGATTTTAAAATACCCAACAACTTAAAAACGCATTTCAAAGCGGAAGGCTGTAACGATTGTTACCACACAGGCTATCAAGGACGACGGGCGATTTATGAGATTTTGCCGATCCAAAAAGCCTTAACCGAACACATCAAACAAAACACCTTAGAAATTGAAGATTATAGTATAAAAAATAATATTAAAACCCTTAAAGACAATGCATTAGATCTAGTAATCAACGGTGTCACTTCTATAGATGAAGTATATACCCTGCTTTCTAGTTAA
- a CDS encoding type II secretion system protein GspD: MKKIIPIVALLICSFTHAQNPDQRILNIKNQLELLSTEVNGLTENVKTEINVDNITLSNFLLAVSDVHKVNINVSPELNQISIANNFTDVSVADLLVFLCKEYNLTIDFTGNILSIKQYFETPETPEKRVIPITYDPNNQTISIDAKGDSLYDVFKRIMDETGKNLVFSPGLEAKLLTAYIQQTPFDTAMDNMAFANNLYVEQSKDGFYLFEDNSPSGTTSNSNTSNSGNQRPARSRNSNFFFNVLNLENQLLEVDFVNTSIADIINDIGNALNIDVFTATPLDQAGMATFKAKSISFDALLTKIFEGQTTQTSETSNPNNPNNSNFNNPNQRSLSNVKSSKGSKHFTYKKEGTIYFFGTENQLSVREVAIIHLQHRSVELLSDPSGGGSRSSSRNARSQVQNTNTNSRNNTNSNSNQIDNYSNRNREQLNTNSNQSFSNYSSKAEALVNILPDEIKKDLDIKVDYELNSFYVNGPSSNIGRFKDFISKIDKPVPVILIEVMMIEVNTNAIVETGVSWGIGKEPTTTSGGIYPETDLSLGAHTINKVIGGFDGFGSFNLGKVIPNFFATIKAMESNGNLKVRSTPKLSTLNGHRARFSNGQTSYYAVTQRNIYGNDNPQTSEITNYQPIEAELGLTIKPIVSGDGQVTLDIFVIQSSFRGRISKDAPPDISSREFSSIIRVRDQDIVVLGGLEERRTNNSGSGVPFLSRIPIIKWLFSKRVREGRKSKLTVLIKPTIIY, encoded by the coding sequence ATGAAAAAAATAATCCCCATAGTTGCCTTATTAATTTGCAGTTTCACTCATGCGCAAAATCCGGATCAACGTATTTTGAACATCAAAAATCAGTTGGAATTGTTATCAACGGAAGTGAATGGATTGACCGAAAATGTCAAGACTGAAATTAACGTTGACAACATCACCCTCTCCAATTTTTTGTTAGCGGTTTCGGATGTTCATAAAGTAAATATTAATGTGTCGCCAGAACTGAATCAAATTAGTATCGCAAATAATTTTACGGACGTATCCGTCGCAGATTTACTGGTATTTTTATGTAAAGAATACAACTTGACCATTGATTTTACAGGAAACATCCTTTCAATTAAACAGTATTTTGAAACCCCCGAAACCCCCGAAAAACGGGTCATTCCCATCACCTACGACCCAAATAATCAGACCATTTCTATCGATGCGAAAGGAGATTCGCTTTACGACGTATTCAAACGCATTATGGATGAAACTGGGAAAAACTTAGTGTTTTCCCCAGGTCTTGAAGCTAAATTGTTGACGGCCTATATTCAACAAACGCCTTTTGATACTGCGATGGACAATATGGCTTTTGCAAATAATTTATATGTAGAACAATCAAAAGATGGGTTTTATCTCTTTGAAGATAATTCGCCTAGCGGAACAACTTCTAATTCAAATACTTCCAATTCTGGAAATCAACGCCCTGCAAGATCCCGGAATTCTAACTTCTTTTTTAATGTGCTCAACTTAGAAAATCAATTGTTAGAAGTTGATTTTGTCAATACATCCATTGCTGATATTATCAATGATATTGGCAATGCCCTCAACATTGATGTGTTTACTGCAACACCTTTAGACCAAGCAGGTATGGCGACCTTTAAAGCCAAGTCTATTTCTTTTGATGCTCTATTAACCAAGATTTTTGAAGGACAAACGACTCAAACTTCCGAAACTTCAAATCCTAACAATCCTAACAATTCAAATTTTAATAACCCGAACCAACGGTCATTATCAAATGTAAAAAGTTCCAAAGGCTCCAAGCATTTTACCTACAAAAAAGAAGGCACCATTTATTTCTTTGGAACCGAAAATCAGTTGAGTGTTCGTGAAGTTGCGATCATTCATTTACAACACCGTTCTGTAGAATTGCTATCAGACCCAAGCGGAGGCGGCAGTCGCAGCAGCAGTCGAAACGCTAGAAGTCAAGTGCAAAATACCAATACAAACTCAAGAAATAACACGAATTCTAATTCGAATCAAATTGATAATTACAGCAATCGTAACCGAGAACAACTGAATACCAATTCAAATCAATCCTTTAGTAATTACAGTAGCAAAGCGGAGGCATTGGTGAATATTCTTCCAGATGAAATTAAAAAAGATTTGGACATTAAAGTGGATTATGAACTCAACAGTTTTTACGTCAATGGCCCGAGCAGTAACATTGGACGGTTCAAGGATTTTATATCTAAAATTGACAAACCTGTCCCCGTTATTTTAATTGAAGTTATGATGATTGAGGTTAACACCAACGCTATTGTAGAAACAGGAGTCAGTTGGGGCATTGGAAAAGAGCCAACAACCACTAGCGGTGGAATCTATCCAGAAACAGACCTTAGCTTAGGCGCACACACTATTAATAAGGTTATTGGTGGCTTTGACGGCTTTGGGTCTTTTAACTTAGGGAAAGTGATTCCTAATTTTTTCGCAACAATTAAAGCCATGGAATCCAATGGAAATTTAAAGGTGCGCTCCACTCCCAAACTCTCAACGCTAAATGGACACCGTGCGCGATTTTCAAATGGACAAACCTCCTATTACGCCGTTACCCAACGTAATATTTATGGTAATGACAATCCACAAACGTCTGAAATTACAAACTACCAGCCTATAGAAGCAGAATTGGGGCTCACCATCAAACCCATTGTTTCGGGAGATGGACAAGTCACCTTGGATATTTTTGTAATTCAGTCCAGTTTTAGAGGTCGAATTTCAAAAGATGCACCGCCAGATATTAGCTCTCGAGAATTCAGTTCCATTATTCGCGTGAGAGATCAAGACATTGTCGTTTTAGGAGGTCTGGAGGAGCGACGAACAAATAACTCAGGGTCGGGAGTTCCCTTTTTATCAAGAATCCCCATTATAAAATGGCTGTTTAGCAAACGGGTACGAGAAGGTCGTAAATCTAAATTAACTGTGTTAATCAAACCCACCATTATTTACTAA